The genomic DNA ATGCTTCCCGCCCCCTCTCCCGCCTCGCGCCCCGGCTGGTTCGACGGCCAGGATCCGCCGCCGGCCGCGGATCTCCAGACCTGCATCCACTGCGGGCTGTGTCTCACCGCGTGTCCGACCTATCGCACGCTCAAGATCGAGCCCGACTCGCCGCGCGGGCGGCTCTATCTCATGCGCGGGCTGTCCGAAGGTCGCATCGCCCCGAGCGATCCGCTGGTCACCCATCTCGACAATTGCCTGGATTGTCGCGCCTGCGAGACCGTATGCCCGGCCGGCGTTCCCTACGGGCAATTGCTCGAGCAGACGCGCGCCCAACTCACGCGCCGTGCCTCCGAATCCGGCCACGCGGCGTCGCCGCTCCGCATGCTCGGCCATTTCGTGCTGCGCCACGTGCTGCCGAGTCCGGCCCGCGTGAGCTCCGCGGCCACGCTCCTGTCGCTCGGCCAGAGCGGCCCGCTCGGGGCACTGCTCGCGACGCCCGCCGCGCGCCGGGCGATGCCGCGCTTCGCGAGCCAGGGGCTCGAGATGACGCCGCGCATCCTTCCGCGCCGCGAGCGCGCACTCGAGAGCGTCGAGCCCAGGCTTCCGGCCGGCGCGCGGCTCGAACGCCGCGCCGAGGCGCTGGTCTTCCGTCCAGCGGGCGCTCCGAAGCGCCGCGTGGCGTTCCACACCTCGTGCGTGATGGAGGCGCTCTTCCCCCGCATTCACCACGAGACCGTGCGGCTGCTGGTGCTCGCCGGCTGCGAGGTCTCGGTCCCCCGCGCGCAGACCTGCTGCGGGGCGCTGCAAGCGCACGCCGGGCTGCGCGACGATGCCAGATCGCTCGCGCGCCGCAACGTCGCGGCGTTCGATGCCAACGTGGACGCGATCGTCTCGCATTCGGCGGGCTGTGGGGCGGCGCTCCGCGAATCCGGCCACCTGCTCCACGACGATCCGGCCGCCGGGCGGGCGGCGAGCTTCTCGAGCAAGGTTCGCGACGTGTCCGAAGTGCTGGCGGAGGTCGGCCTGCCGGCGACCGCTCCACCGCGGCGCGACCGTGCACTGCGCGTCACCTATCACGACGCCTGCCATCTCGCTCACGCTCAGAAGGTGCGCTCGGCGCCGCGCCAGCTGCTGCGCGCGCTGCCTGGCGTCGAGTTCATCGAGCTGCCGAACTCGGACTGGTGCTGCGGCAGCGCCGGCGTCTACAACCTGTCGCATCCCGAGATGGCCGACGCGCAGCTCGGCCCCAAGCTCGATTCGATCGCGCGCGTCAGACCCGACGTGGTGGTGGCGTCCAATCCCGGCTGTCTGATGCACATGAAGCGCGGCGCCGCCGAACGCGGCGAGAAGGCCGAGCTGCTCCATTTGGTCGAGCTGCTCGGGCGCGCCCACCCGGCGCCCGGGGACGCACGCGCATGAGCGCGCCGCGCTTCCCGCTGCGCGCCGCGGCCGCGTTGTTCCTCGAGCGACAGCAGCTCGATCGGCCGCGCGCGCGGCGCCTGACCCCGGCCAGCGCCGTGAGCCTGGTGCGCGGCGTCGGCGGGCTCCAGCTCGATTCCATCAACGTGGTGGATCGCGCCCACCGCATCACGCTGTGGAGCCGGTTCGGTCCACACGATCGCGACCGCTTCGATCGGATCGTCTATCACAGGCGGCTGCTGTTCGAGTACTGGGCGCACGCCGCGTGCATCGTGCCGACCGAGGACTTTCCGGCCTGGCGGCGGCCGATGCTCGACTACCACACGCGCAATCGCGCATGGAGCAAGTTCCTCCGCAAACATGGCCCGATGCTCAAGAAGGTCGAAGCCGCGATCCGCGAGCGCGGACCGC from Candidatus Sulfotelmatobacter sp. includes the following:
- a CDS encoding heterodisulfide reductase-related iron-sulfur binding cluster, whose product is MLPAPSPASRPGWFDGQDPPPAADLQTCIHCGLCLTACPTYRTLKIEPDSPRGRLYLMRGLSEGRIAPSDPLVTHLDNCLDCRACETVCPAGVPYGQLLEQTRAQLTRRASESGHAASPLRMLGHFVLRHVLPSPARVSSAATLLSLGQSGPLGALLATPAARRAMPRFASQGLEMTPRILPRRERALESVEPRLPAGARLERRAEALVFRPAGAPKRRVAFHTSCVMEALFPRIHHETVRLLVLAGCEVSVPRAQTCCGALQAHAGLRDDARSLARRNVAAFDANVDAIVSHSAGCGAALRESGHLLHDDPAAGRAASFSSKVRDVSEVLAEVGLPATAPPRRDRALRVTYHDACHLAHAQKVRSAPRQLLRALPGVEFIELPNSDWCCGSAGVYNLSHPEMADAQLGPKLDSIARVRPDVVVASNPGCLMHMKRGAAERGEKAELLHLVELLGRAHPAPGDARA